A window from Tenacibaculum singaporense encodes these proteins:
- a CDS encoding ABC transporter permease codes for MLRLLNIEIHKLKYNRASKVLSIIYFALLTSIALIAAIKFDIGPIKFHLAEQGIFNFPYIWHFNTYMAAIFKFFLLLVIVSMMANEYSYKTLKQNLIDGLSKKEFILSKFYTVIAFAFISTIFVFIVSLILGAIYSDFNEIAIIFSDLDYLFAFFIKLLGFFSFGLFLGVLIKRSAFAVAAMIVWLIVESLIKGYLYWTYRNVKTGVDEAVNSIMQFFPLESMANLIKEPFTRLGAVKSVANQIGENFTKDYSVSLFNIAIVLIWTAIFIYSSYALLKKRDL; via the coding sequence ATGCTACGACTTTTAAATATAGAAATTCATAAATTAAAATATAACAGAGCTAGTAAAGTTCTTTCAATTATTTACTTCGCATTATTAACCTCTATTGCTTTAATTGCAGCAATAAAATTTGATATTGGCCCCATTAAATTTCATTTAGCTGAACAAGGAATTTTTAATTTTCCATATATCTGGCACTTTAACACATATATGGCTGCAATATTTAAATTCTTTTTACTGCTAGTTATTGTTTCTATGATGGCAAACGAGTATAGTTATAAAACTTTAAAACAAAACTTAATAGACGGTTTAAGTAAAAAAGAATTTATTTTATCAAAATTTTATACCGTTATAGCTTTTGCTTTTATTTCAACCATCTTTGTTTTTATTGTCTCTTTAATTCTTGGAGCTATATATTCTGACTTTAATGAAATAGCTATCATATTTTCAGACTTAGATTATTTATTCGCTTTCTTCATAAAGTTATTAGGTTTTTTCTCCTTCGGATTGTTTTTAGGTGTCCTAATTAAACGATCAGCCTTTGCTGTAGCTGCTATGATTGTTTGGCTAATTGTTGAAAGTTTAATTAAAGGATATTTATACTGGACTTATAGAAATGTAAAAACGGGGGTTGATGAAGCTGTAAACTCAATCATGCAATTTTTCCCGCTAGAGTCTATGGCTAATTTAATTAAAGAACCATTTACAAGATTAGGTGCGGTAAAATCAGTAGCCAATCAAATAGGAGAAAATTTCACTAAAGACTATTCTGTTAGCCTTTTCAATATAGCTATTGTATTAATTTGGACCGCTATTTTTATTTACTCATCATATGCTTTGTTAAAAAAACGAGATTTATAG
- a CDS encoding T9SS type B sorting domain-containing protein — MKKQLLLAFFIIVSISLYSQKEANVWYFGNNAGLDFNSGSPVALNDGLLRTDEGCSSISDENGNLLFYSDGINVWTKNHELMRYSNGSLANNLQGNPSSSQSGLIVPNPEDKNLYYIFTVGTDFIGNLPYPDNPGFKYYTIDISKGNGGEVVSGPVNLSNGRDREWSEKVTAVQGKDCKEIWILSIVQDTFYAYKIDKNGVDSTTPIISSSSYYLRDKRGYLKASPDGSKVALADFTNDGSGRLVLYDFDNATGKVASNGLILTSGPTDGSPYGVEFSQESTKLYSSLYHENSNSFRVFQYNLLDANIAQTKTQIHQEQGYRGALQLAPNGKIYASIPDRAYLGAIENPEDNATDIQFTSNAVNLGGAMSSQGLPPFIQSFFAPVKLVNLANNEVLNNSNQVFCIGESYQIQPEKNNPNDTYTWFKDGKEIAKTRILTVDNTNFGSGLYEIKIESNSYCKKTFTGKVQITFEPKPTINPIQPYIQCDFDSNPIDGFTTFNLEVLENALVNNLTEVTIDFFETSDTSFSSPINKNNYTNLTAINHSITVKVTNNTTRCYQTDIINLQVNPTGLTSYSNEYIHELDQNASNPDAKFSIGTNNGFLDFSLKTQQIINNSGGSLSENTHDFQYYRTAEDASLQINQIIPPYEDDLFTNNSDVYIRISNKGATSCEAVGNFKIFVEKIPIPKGNLNNIILCVDNPRLTPQPHTTLLNADTGNTTDTYKWYLNGKLLSGETSAIYNANTTGQYKVEAYRTHPNITSPFMGYNTFFVKESNQALIVNIKSVDDQDNPDSNKIEITVDGLGDYEYALNSTNLSDFSKGNENLTYTFTDIPPGLNSISIRDRNGCGITTSNQISTIYFQRHFTPNNDGHFDTWKVLGVDNDYYDVVKVQIFNRFGKLINEITDKNSQGWDGIYNGTILPSNDYWYNAELIDSNGKVRKKTGHFSLIRK; from the coding sequence ATGAAAAAACAATTACTTCTAGCTTTTTTTATTATTGTCTCTATATCACTTTATAGCCAAAAAGAAGCAAATGTTTGGTACTTTGGAAATAATGCAGGACTCGATTTTAACTCAGGAAGTCCGGTAGCTTTAAATGATGGATTATTGAGAACTGATGAAGGTTGTTCATCTATTTCTGACGAAAATGGGAACCTATTATTTTATTCAGATGGTATTAATGTTTGGACTAAAAACCATGAGTTAATGCGTTACTCTAACGGTAGTTTAGCTAACAACCTACAAGGTAACCCATCAAGTTCACAATCTGGTCTAATTGTTCCAAACCCAGAAGATAAAAACCTTTACTATATTTTTACAGTAGGTACAGATTTTATTGGTAATCTTCCTTACCCTGACAATCCAGGATTTAAATATTATACTATTGACATTTCTAAAGGAAATGGAGGTGAGGTTGTTTCTGGACCTGTTAACCTTTCAAATGGACGAGATAGAGAATGGTCTGAAAAAGTTACAGCCGTTCAAGGAAAAGACTGTAAAGAAATATGGATTTTATCTATCGTACAAGATACTTTTTACGCCTATAAAATTGATAAAAACGGAGTGGACTCAACAACTCCTATAATTTCATCTTCATCTTACTATTTAAGAGATAAAAGAGGATATTTAAAAGCATCACCAGATGGGAGTAAAGTAGCACTTGCTGACTTTACAAATGACGGAAGTGGAAGATTAGTTTTATACGATTTTGATAACGCAACAGGTAAAGTAGCTTCTAACGGGTTAATTCTTACAAGTGGCCCAACTGATGGTTCTCCTTATGGTGTTGAGTTCTCTCAAGAATCTACAAAACTATACTCTTCTTTATATCATGAAAACAGTAACTCTTTCAGAGTTTTTCAATATAATTTATTAGATGCTAACATCGCACAAACTAAAACTCAAATCCATCAAGAGCAAGGTTATAGAGGTGCTTTACAATTAGCTCCAAACGGAAAGATATATGCTTCCATTCCAGATAGAGCCTATTTGGGAGCTATAGAGAATCCAGAAGATAATGCTACTGATATTCAATTTACTTCAAACGCTGTAAACTTAGGTGGCGCCATGTCTTCACAAGGATTACCTCCTTTTATTCAGTCATTTTTTGCACCTGTAAAATTAGTCAACCTAGCTAATAATGAGGTTTTAAACAATAGCAACCAAGTTTTTTGTATTGGAGAAAGTTATCAAATTCAACCAGAAAAAAACAACCCTAACGATACCTATACATGGTTTAAAGATGGAAAAGAAATAGCCAAGACAAGAATATTAACTGTTGATAACACTAATTTTGGAAGTGGTTTATATGAAATAAAAATAGAATCTAATTCTTACTGTAAAAAAACATTCACTGGTAAAGTCCAAATAACATTTGAACCAAAACCTACAATTAATCCAATTCAACCTTATATACAATGTGATTTCGACAGTAATCCTATTGATGGTTTTACAACTTTTAACCTAGAAGTATTAGAAAATGCTTTAGTAAATAACCTTACTGAAGTTACAATTGATTTTTTTGAAACATCTGATACTAGTTTTTCATCACCAATTAACAAAAATAATTACACTAATTTAACAGCAATAAACCACTCTATAACTGTAAAAGTCACAAATAACACTACCCGATGTTATCAAACTGACATTATTAATTTACAAGTAAACCCAACAGGATTAACTTCTTATAGCAATGAATACATCCATGAATTAGATCAAAATGCATCTAATCCTGATGCTAAATTTAGCATTGGTACTAATAACGGTTTTCTTGACTTCTCTTTGAAGACACAACAAATAATTAATAATTCAGGAGGGTCCCTATCAGAAAATACTCACGATTTTCAATACTACAGAACAGCAGAAGATGCTTCCTTACAAATAAATCAAATTATCCCCCCATACGAAGATGACTTATTTACCAACAATTCTGATGTATATATTAGAATTTCAAATAAAGGAGCTACATCTTGTGAAGCTGTTGGTAATTTTAAAATTTTTGTAGAAAAAATCCCTATCCCTAAAGGTAATTTAAATAACATTATCCTATGTGTTGATAACCCAAGGCTAACCCCTCAACCTCACACGACCCTTTTGAATGCTGATACAGGAAATACTACTGACACTTACAAGTGGTATTTAAATGGAAAATTACTCTCTGGAGAAACATCGGCTATTTACAACGCTAATACTACTGGTCAATATAAAGTTGAAGCCTATAGAACTCATCCAAACATCACTTCCCCTTTTATGGGTTATAATACATTTTTTGTTAAAGAATCCAATCAAGCGTTAATTGTAAACATTAAATCAGTAGACGATCAAGATAATCCAGATAGTAATAAAATTGAAATTACTGTTGATGGATTAGGAGATTATGAATATGCTTTAAATAGTACTAATCTCAGTGATTTTAGTAAGGGAAATGAGAACCTTACATACACTTTTACTGACATCCCTCCTGGGCTAAATTCTATTTCAATTAGAGATCGTAACGGATGTGGAATTACTACATCTAATCAAATTTCAACTATCTATTTTCAACGTCATTTCACCCCAAATAATGACGGACACTTTGACACATGGAAAGTTTTGGGTGTCGATAATGATTATTATGATGTTGTTAAAGTTCAAATTTTTAATCGCTTTGGAAAATTAATTAATGAAATTACTGATAAAAATAGTCAAGGTTGGGATGGTATATACAATGGCACTATTCTTCCTTCAAATGATTATTGGTACAATGCTGAATTGATAGACTCTAATGGAAAAGTTAGAAAAAAGACAGGACATTTTTCATTAATTAGAAAGTAA